Proteins from a single region of Theobroma cacao cultivar B97-61/B2 chromosome 10, Criollo_cocoa_genome_V2, whole genome shotgun sequence:
- the LOC18587389 gene encoding putative disease resistance RPP13-like protein 1, translated as MVEATLINTTNCPDLTCLPTSMENLTKLKHLDIKGTPISQMPPNFGNLKRLHLLTNFVVGNNIGSTISEVKDLSLLHGNLSILRLQNVSQTADAEKANLKDKKYLRELILEWDVDPRDGNAQIAARNPRNGNIENAADNPHNGHAENAEDEPLNGRAQNAVGDPSNGNVRNAANDPQNSDAEIAAGSPRINGNTQNAVDDSQNRSAEHAVNVLDKLQPAKNLERLQIKNFFGMSLPRWLGNALFSKMKSITLENCQNCNSLPPLGQLPSLKELAIYGMAGVKIVGPEFYGGGVIAFKSLETIWFENMENWEQWLPFCNEPRFPSLHTLILFRCRKLTGDLPTQHLTLEEHIQECDNLKRCQGPINE; from the coding sequence ATGGTGGAGGCAACACTAATTAACACAACTAATTGTCCTGACCTCACTTGTTTGCCAACAAGCATGGAAAATCTTACCAAATTGAAGCATCTTGACATCAAGGGGACGCCTATCTCGCAAATGCCTCCAAATTTCGGTAATTTGAAACGTCTTCATCTGTTGACTAATTTTGTTGTGGGCAACAATATTGGGTCAACTATTAGTGAGGTAAAGGATCTTTCTCTTCTACATGGCAACCTTTCCATCTTGCGACTACAGAATGTCTCTCAAACAGCAGATGCAGAAAAGGCCAATTTAAAGGATAAGAAATACCTTCGTGAGTTAATTTTGGAATGGGATGTTGATCCGCGTGATGGCAATGCACAAATTGCAGCACGTAATCCTCGTAATGGAAATATAGAGAATGCAGCGGATAATCCTCATAATGGCCATGCAGAGAATGCAGAAGATGAACCTCTTAATGGTCGTGCACAGAATGCAGTAGGTGATCCATCTAATGGTAATGTGAGGAATGCCGCAAATGATCCTCAAAACAGTGATGCAGAGATTGCAGCAGGCAGTCCTCGTATTAATGGTAATACACAGAATGCAGTGGATGATTCTCAGAATCGTAGTGCGGAGCATGCAGTGAATGTACTTGACAAGCTACAGCCTGCCAAGAATTTGGAGAGGCTCCAGATTAAAAACTTCTTCGGTATGAGTTTACCAAGATGGCTAGGGAATGCTTTATTCTCAAAAATGAAGAGCATAACCCTTGAAAATTGCCAAAATTGCAACTCACTGCCACCACTTGGGCAACTACCCTCGCTCAAAGAACTCGCCATATACGGCATGGCGGGAGTAAAAATCGTGGGCCCCGAATTCTACGGTGGTGGTGTCATCGCCTTCAAGTCCCTGGAAACGATATGGTTCGAAAATATGGAAAATTGGGAGCAATGGTTACCTTTCTGCAATGAACCAAGATTCCCGTCCCTTCACACTCTCATTTTGTTTAGATGTAGGAAACTGACTGGGGATCTTCCCACCCAACATCTCACTTTGGAAGAACATATCCAAGAGTGTGACAATTTAAAAAGATGTCAAGGTCCGATAAACGAATAA